The genomic DNA ACATGCACGAACTTCGATGCGTAGTGTTCCCTGACCTGCGGATGCTCGGTCAGCAGCCTTTTCCAGTTCGAGAGCAGGTCATCGAAATCCATCAGATTGAGGGAATGCTTCTTCTGTTCATAGCGGGTCACCACAGACTTTATTTCATCAACCACATTGAGAAAATGCGGGAAGCGCAGGGGAACCGTCTCATCAATGCCGGCCTCCTGGTTTTTCGCAAGACTGTGTATTTCGCACAATACAGACCCTTTCGGGAGCAGTGTTTCGCGCTTCCCGATCTCGGCGAGGCAGATATCGAACAGGTCTTTTGAATCCTCGCGGTCAAGGATCGAAAACCCTTCCCTGTATCCGACGAGCTGACAGTGACGACGCAACAGCATATTGCCGACATGATGAAATGTGCCTCCCCAGAGTCCCTTCACGTTTCTGCCAATAAGGAACTCTACCCTCCGCATCATCTCCTTTGCAGCCTTATTGGTAAATGTCAGGAGCAGGATATTCTCAGGCCGGACACCGCTTTCGATCAGTCGCGCAACCCGGTAGGTTACCGTCCTCGTCTTTCCGGTCCCCGCGCCCGCGAGCACAAGCATGGGGCCTCCGGGATGCATAACAGCCGCGAACTGTTCCCTGTTGAGCTCTTTTTCGTAGTCGAGCTTCATGCCCGAGGGTTCTTTCCGGAGGTAGTATTTTTTCACCTGAAAACCCCCTTACGCGTTCCTTTCCCGTATGGCGAAGAACGGGAGTGTGAGACCGGTGTGTGCATATTTCACTGAAGTCTCCGCGCAATATCCTGTGCATAATTCGCCAGTGTGTCATCACGGGCTCCGAAAACGATATAATTGTCCCATTCCCCAAGCCGGTCGAAGAGCAGAGCCCTCTCCTGCAAAACCTCTGCCGACCTGCCTGCCGACTTGATCTCATCCGACAGGAGTTCGCTCGAGACATTTCTGTGTGCCGTACCTCCCGCGAAATAGATGGGAAGCAGCATGAGATGATCCCCTGGACGGAGATTCCGCACAAACGCCTCAATATACTCCTGCTTCATCAGCAGTGTCGGTCCGAAACCGTGGGGCTGGAATATGTAACATACCCTATCACGCATTGCCGTTATCGTCTGCATGAGAGAAGTGATCTTATGGGGGTTATGGGCATAATCATCGATCACCAGATGTCTTCCGTTGTCGAGGTGGATGTCGAACCTGCGCTCAACGCCGGCAAAATCAAGCAGGACGCCGGCGATATCGCGCAGCCCGACTCCCATCTCTGTAAGGAGGGCTATTGCCGCAAGCGCATTGCAGAGGTTGTGTTTTCCCGGCAGGGCAAGCTGAAAATCAACTCCCTTTACGCTGAAGGCAGTGCTCAGCGAACGGTATTCCACTGATTCTACCGTATATTCAGATTGCGTATCTACCGAAAACCTTACGGGATGGTCGAACCGCAACCCGGACAGATTCCGGTCATCTCCGCCTATCACGAGCACCTGCGCGGTATTCCTTCCCAGCGTCTCAAACATCTGCCCGGTCGTTTCGATTGCATTATGATCAAGACTGAGGTTGGTGATAATGGAATGCAGGGGATAATAATGAACGACCGAGCCGTCAGATTCACAGGCTTCGATAACAAGAAAATCAGAACTGCCGGAAAGGCTGTTGCCGGGATTCACTGCTGACCTGAACTGTTTCACCCTTCCTCCGCCGATAAAGTTCGGTTCCATGCCGAGTGCGCGCAAAAGAAAGGCGAGCAGGCCTGCCGTGGTTGATTTTCCGCTTGTGCCGGCAACCGCGATAGTCCTGAATCCGGCTGCAATCTCGCTCAGGTACTGCGGACGGGTCAGCATTCTGACATTGGCTTCTCTTGCTTTCACGATGTCCGGGTTCCTGTCTTCAACCGCGGTACTGAGGACGAGCAGATCATATGATGCGTCGATGCCCGAGCCGTCCTGGGGGACGATACTGATCCCCCTGGCCCTGAAAAGGGCGCACAGGGCATTATCCGGTGATCTGTCGAAGGACCGGTCAGAGCCGGCAATATGGTGACCGCGGTCAGCCATGAAACATGCAAGCGCAGACAACCCGCTGCCGCCGATCCCCGAAAAGAATATCTTTGCCATGTGAATTTTTATTCTAAGATAAAAACCGCACAAAGCGCAAAGGGCAGCGCACGGAGGACGCATCAATACCTGTATTTTCCTTTCTGTTCGGTCTGCGGCTGCGTGTTCCTGACAGGTTGATAAAAAATGCAGAAAGAAGGTATAGTATCAGTTAAAATTCTGGAGGTGTTCTATGCTTATGGATCTGATAAATACAGCATATGCAATGGGTCCTGCCCCGCAGGGAGGCGCAGGACAGGGAGGCGCAGGAGGTCTTATCGGAAGCCTGATTCCTCTTGTCCTTATTTTCGTTATCTTTTATTTCCTCCTTATCAGGCCCCAGCAGAAAAGGGCAAAAGAACACAAGAACATGATAGATAATCTCAAAAAGGGTGACAAGATCATCACATCAGGAGGGATTTACGGCATTATTGAGTCCGTAGGAACAAATACGGTTACCATTAAGGCCGGAGAAAATGTCAAGATGAAGCTCGGGAAGTCATATGTGGCTGCCCTGAGAGCATCTTCCGATGAGGATTAATTCAAAGAACGGGGCCTAGGCTAAGAAACGTGTAGCGCTCACACTTAACCTCAACCTGTACATTTCATCTACGATTTTTAT from Nitrospirota bacterium includes the following:
- a CDS encoding Mur ligase domain-containing protein, translated to MAKIFFSGIGGSGLSALACFMADRGHHIAGSDRSFDRSPDNALCALFRARGISIVPQDGSGIDASYDLLVLSTAVEDRNPDIVKAREANVRMLTRPQYLSEIAAGFRTIAVAGTSGKSTTAGLLAFLLRALGMEPNFIGGGRVKQFRSAVNPGNSLSGSSDFLVIEACESDGSVVHYYPLHSIITNLSLDHNAIETTGQMFETLGRNTAQVLVIGGDDRNLSGLRFDHPVRFSVDTQSEYTVESVEYRSLSTAFSVKGVDFQLALPGKHNLCNALAAIALLTEMGVGLRDIAGVLLDFAGVERRFDIHLDNGRHLVIDDYAHNPHKITSLMQTITAMRDRVCYIFQPHGFGPTLLMKQEYIEAFVRNLRPGDHLMLLPIYFAGGTAHRNVSSELLSDEIKSAGRSAEVLQERALLFDRLGEWDNYIVFGARDDTLANYAQDIARRLQ
- the yajC gene encoding preprotein translocase subunit YajC, with the translated sequence MDLINTAYAMGPAPQGGAGQGGAGGLIGSLIPLVLIFVIFYFLLIRPQQKRAKEHKNMIDNLKKGDKIITSGGIYGIIESVGTNTVTIKAGENVKMKLGKSYVAALRASSDED